GAAGGAATAATTCTGATTTCTAATCCAACGTTCAAACTTCTGGCAAACCGATTTAGTAGTTCATATTGATACCCCATGGGTTTGCCCTTATATATGAAATAGCTGGTTGGTGTATTATTTGTTATGGCTATGATTTTACCACGGGCGAGAATACTATCAAGGGAAATTCCTTCAGGTTGCGTAGTAATTTTTTGAGAAGTATTCCGATCAGTTTCACCGCTACATGAAAATATAAAGGCAATACAACATAAAATGAATATGGTTTTTAAAGATTTTATCAAGACGCTAATAGTTTTACTGTCGCGTAGAAGATAATCATTACTAAAACAATTACACCCAATACAGATAAAGCTCCTTTTGAGTGAACTCCCAAGTTTTTGATGTCACTTCTATATGCGAAAATCATAACGATTACAAATGCAATAAAAAATGCGATAGCGAAATATAATTGCCCTTCAGTGAATGCCATGTTCTATTTAAATTTTTCTAACTAATAATTGTGGACCTTCGGTTCCAATAACTTCAATTTGTTCTCCTTTATCGATATAAGTGCCAACTGAAAAAGCATCGTAATGTTGAGATTCTATTTCAATTTTTCCTGATGGTCTTAAGTCGGATATGGTAATACCCGAAATACCAACCATTTTATTTAATGACTGATCTACACTACTATAACCATCTTCTACTTCCTGACTTGATCTCAGAACCAATTTATCTAATCTACCAGATGAGAGCATTTTGGGTAATAGAATAATGGATAGAATAGCCATAAAAAGAGTCGCCATCAATACCACAGAGAATGAGAGTAAAATACCATCTAATTCAACCATAGAAAAGTCAAAATCAATATTTTTAACCATGCTCAATGTAAGTCCTGTCATGATCATAATAATGCCAAGAATACCTGTGATTCCGGTTCCAGGGATAATTAATATTTCTACAGCTAACGCAACGATACCAATAACAAAAATTACAATTTCCCAGTTTTGAGCCATTCCTTCTATGTAAAGTGGTGCGAAAAAGAGTAAAGCTCCAATAAATGCTGCTGCAATTGGAAATCCAATTCCTGGCGATTGCAACTCAAAGTAAATGCCACCAATCATGATCATGATTAAAAAGCCGCTGATCATTGGATGAATTAAAAAGCTAATGATTTTATCGATAGAAGATAATTTGTGATGAATGATTTGTGCATTTTGGAGATTGTTATCAACCAGTACTTCCTGTAGGTTGTTGACCTCTTTATCACAATATCCATGAGTTAGCGCCTCGGATACGGTGAAAGTAAGTAACTTGCCCTTTTTAGTGATTCCTTCAATTTCAAGATCCTCGTCAACCATAGCCTCAGCAATATCTGGATTTCGGCCCTTAACTTCCGCGGTCGCACGCATTTTACTACGAAAATAAGATTGGATTTTATCTGGAGCTTTTACTCCTTCTTGTGTAACAACTGTAGCGGCTCCTATTGTAGAACCTGGAATCATATAAATTTTATCACATGCGATTGAAATCAAAGCTCCGGCAGACGCTGCATTGTTGTCGATCAGAATATAAACCGGAATAGGACTATGTAATATAGCTGTCCGTATTGAATCTGCCATATCTACCGTACCTCCATAAGTGTCTAGTTCAATCATCAGATAATCGGCATTATTTTCTTTGGCTGCGTCAATTGCTTTTTGGAAGTTATGCCAGATAGGTTGTGCAATTTCTTCTTTGATATCAAAAACATAAACAATAGAAGAATCATTTGAAGCAAATGAAAGCAACCCATTTAGGATGAATAAACTAAATAATAATATGTTGCGGTACAGTTTCACGAGCGATAAAAGTAAGTCAATAACGGGAAAATCAGGGCAGAGATATCTGCAAAGTTTATTTATAGTGATGTAACGATTTGATATAATGGAGACCTAATTTGTAGGAAGAAAAAAGTTTAATTTTGGGCTCCTGAAATTGAAATAGGTAATAGAAAATATTAGATAAATTAAAGATGGATAGAATAAATCTAAAAGGGTTTCCGGTTCAATTAATTGATGATGTAGTGGAGCCAGGAGTGGTAGCGGAAGATGTAACATTCGTATCTAGAGATTTGAATGAAGTGAGTTTATATGACATTGAGGCCAATGTGAAAGTATTGATCTCGGTTCCAAGTTTAGATACTGGAGTATGTCAGGCTGAAGCAAGAAAATTTAATGAAGAGCTTGGTAAAAGAGATGGGGTGATGGGATTAATTATCTCTAAAGATTTGCCGTTTGCTTCTAAGCGTTTTTGTGATTCTGAAGGAATTCAGAATATTATGACTTTTTCGGACTACCGTTATGGAGATTTTGGAAAAGAGTTTGGAACAGAAATGGTAGAGGGTGCTTTGAAAGGTTTGTTGGCCAGAGTTGTTTTTGTATTAGATAAGGATAATAATGTCGTTCATACAGAAATGGCTAATGATATTTTAGAG
This genomic interval from bacterium SCSIO 12643 contains the following:
- a CDS encoding nodulation protein NfeD yields the protein MLLFSLFILNGLLSFASNDSSIVYVFDIKEEIAQPIWHNFQKAIDAAKENNADYLMIELDTYGGTVDMADSIRTAILHSPIPVYILIDNNAASAGALISIACDKIYMIPGSTIGAATVVTQEGVKAPDKIQSYFRSKMRATAEVKGRNPDIAEAMVDEDLEIEGITKKGKLLTFTVSEALTHGYCDKEVNNLQEVLVDNNLQNAQIIHHKLSSIDKIISFLIHPMISGFLIMIMIGGIYFELQSPGIGFPIAAAFIGALLFFAPLYIEGMAQNWEIVIFVIGIVALAVEILIIPGTGITGILGIIMIMTGLTLSMVKNIDFDFSMVELDGILLSFSVVLMATLFMAILSIILLPKMLSSGRLDKLVLRSSQEVEDGYSSVDQSLNKMVGISGITISDLRPSGKIEIESQHYDAFSVGTYIDKGEQIEVIGTEGPQLLVRKI
- the tpx gene encoding thiol peroxidase; translation: MDRINLKGFPVQLIDDVVEPGVVAEDVTFVSRDLNEVSLYDIEANVKVLISVPSLDTGVCQAEARKFNEELGKRDGVMGLIISKDLPFASKRFCDSEGIQNIMTFSDYRYGDFGKEFGTEMVEGALKGLLARVVFVLDKDNNVVHTEMANDILEEPDYANVLAKVDELI